The sequence ttttttaggtcgacgcgattgatgcaaatggtgcagaattgtccgatgacgggccgatcgaagcgctacaatcggccctatatcgtgctcaatcggtccgataatcggcccgatgatcggtccgatgcgggtcgacaacatCCACCGGGGTCGTTCTAAATGTCAAACTGATCACTTTtaccttttctttttttatccACGTTTTGTTACGATCTATGAATCATATTTGTTCATTACTTATAGTAATGaaaattatttcatattcacaaataatgaattttcatttgaatatttgttctcagaaaattttgatagcaataATAATTTGGTTGTGCGCGGAGCTGATAGAAACATGAAAATTAACAATGAAACTGTATCCAGCATTAAGATGATTTCTCGGGACCATGGTTGGTATAGTTCAAATCTAATATATCCTCTTGCTAACTCTTGTCTTTTGATATTCGAATGCGTGTTATTTGATTTGTTCTAGAATATTGTACCGAATCGGTGACTGGTAATTGCTTGTCATCAGAAACCTATAGTGATACAGATTGTGATGTTGATCGTAAGAAAGGTATAGTTGGGTGATTATTTAAAATACCTCAATATTATATTCAGAATGATGATACCACATactataaaatatctttttttattctacgcgcagctactAATAATATAAGTTCATCGAAACGTTTTAAACCAGTGAAAAGGGCAACGCAGAAATACTGCGTATCTTGGGAGGCGAAAATAAAATGGCTTGCTTCTAGTTCAAGAAGTAGAAATTTTGCCTACTGCAAGATTTGCAGTAAAGATATAAAATGTAACGGTGGACTGCGTGATCTTGTGAAGCATGGAGGCACAGAAGCCCATGTTAAACTAGAAAAGCAAATTTCATCAACCAATATGGGATAGTACTTGAGTCCTTGTACTAATTTTAAAGATGTTGAAATCCAAATTTGTGCCTGGGCCGCGGAACGAAACAAATCTGCCACCGAAGTGGAAGAATTCGTAAAGCTAGCTAAAGCTGTGTTTAATGATAGCAAAATTGCCAGTAATATATCACTCAAACGAACTAAAGCAACGGCAATAACCAAATACATTCTTGGCAGGTCACATGATGAGGAATTGAGGGCGAGTATGATAAACTACCCATTCAGTCTACTAATAGATGAGTCCACAGACATATCGGCAAAGAAAGCACTAGTTTTAGTTGTAAGAATTCAGGCGTGGGATAAAAGCGATTTTACAATTCGTGATCAGTTTTATCATGTATTTGAACTCGTAGAAGCCGATGCATGTACAATCTATAATTTGATTGTAGGAAAATTCGAAGAAGATGGAATTCCCTACAAGCGAAATCTCATCGGATTTGGAGTAGATGGGGCGAACGTGATGATGGGTGGTAATAAATCCGTTGCTGTATTATTGAAAAATGATTGTACACAATTGTTCGTTCTGAAGTGCGTATGTCACTCGTTTGCACTTTGCGCTTCCCATTCCTGCAAAAATATACCGGAGGATGTAGAATGGGTATGCAAAGAAATTTATTCGTTTCTTGCGAACTGTAAAGTTTAatgatattcaaagtgtgatgaATATCAAACCTTTGAAGATGCACCCATCTATCACTCGTTGGCTAGCTTTGGAGCAAGTCGTCAAGCGTGTGTTGGATAGATTAGATGCTCTAAAGGTTTACTTCAGCTTTGGAGATGTTGGTTTAGATGCGCGAcaatctaaaaaaattaatcagATTTATACGATTTTGGCGAATCCGTCAACACATATTTACTTGGAATTTATGGTATTCATTTtgccaaaatcaataatttgaaCAAATTGTTCCAATCAGAAACTcttcaaatctacaaactgcatGAAGAATCAAACCgtcttttgaaaacaattttagATTGTTTCGTGAAACCTGATTATGTTGAGAAGTATATGCAAATCGATTCACACACTTGTATCCCGCTGGACGAAATTTATTTGGGGACTAAAGTTCAATTACTGATTGATAAATACTCGGATGAAGAAAAGCTTACTAAGATTTGTGtaaaaaatattcgaatgaATGTGATGAACTTTTTTACATCAATCGTGAATCAAATGTATAAACGCTTTGATTTCAATAATGTTGTACTGATGAATTTGGCTATAATCGACCCgaaaaatgtaataaaataattaataaaacaattttcacaatttttccaCACTGATGAAATACAAAGTCTGGATGATGAATTCAGAAAAGTTAGGAATACAATCCAAGAGTGGAGTACAGAAAAAGAATTAGTGAATGGCCCGGAATTTTGGAACAAAGTGTTGTCGACTCGTCGCATGAGTGGGGAAGTAGCTTTTCCTCTACTGATACGCGGTATTCCAACTCTACTTTCTTTACCTCATTCATCAGCAGCTGTTGAACGGATATTCTCTACGTATAATCTCAATAAGTCTAAAATTAGAAATAAGTTAAGCACAGCATCTATGATGGGAATTTTATCAGCAAAGGAGTACGTCAAGACTcacaaaaatctaagtggattAATCGAAGTCTCCGCTTCAGCCAGAAATCTGATGACAAAAGATATTTATAAATAAAGTAGAAGGTACGTTACGTATATATAAAGGGATTCCAAATAAtttgcttttttatttattctagaACTTCCGTGATTATATATCTATGTTTAACAAACTGTCAAGCAAAGTGAATTTTTATTGTACTCTTTTACAAAGGTTGTTTAAAAGCAGTTATTATCTACACACTACTCGTTGGatgggtttttttgttttatcttacacagttttgtgtttatttgaatacagataaatacagattttttatactccgatatacagattttctctgaaaatgtctggcatctctgcaacCGAGTAAAAACTTGACAGCTCCCAGCGTTACAAAAATGTTGGTTCTcatcagcgttgccaggttgccagatttgtctggcaaatgtaAGATTTTCCTCGTTTCGTCAGACACTcatactaaccagatcttttgccagattttccaaattttcgaaattttcctagattttgtcaaatctcgctagatctttacggttttggtctctatacgataggtggggtgaccttttttttcttttttttgctcactgaaaatgaaaccCGTTAAAAATTTCACTGAGAATGAAACCCGTCAAAGAAATAATCCACAGATAGTTTTAATAGTATTGGcaaattgtcgcaaagctgatttaccggtagcggaACCAATTTCTTTGACACCAATGGAACCaacgatttgcaacatttttatcgtttattcaaaagTACAAACAGATattagcaataaaagtacactcggagtagaagaaaatcgatttcaaagtgattactactacttttttttagtgtaaactacgataaaACATAGAAAATATtccgaaatgtgtgaaattgggtaagtttaggtttttcggatcaacatttttttaaacaaaaaccagtgtaatgttgatttctcgagtactagaatgtagagcgatcgagtactatttattttggatactttatttgttattttcaggcTTTTGAAAAAAGGTAtcgaaccaagtttaatgctctattctgaataaacggtagatttcgcccaatgaactaagatcaacattaccacctcagagtaaaaacattttcttcaacttctactatgatttttcaaatgaatttgccagttttcaaaagaaatcgttgaaaaggtggagtaattagaaattttcctaccgatttgacagctcttgctgaaagtatcatctctaaacaaacaGCGCCCGCTATATATCATTGTGACGACAATTTGCCAATAGTACTGACAGGAAAAAATGAGAGGGTAGTTGGTAACGCAATGAAAACGCAAACTTAATACCAccaacttagaaaaaaacgttcaccgGTGGTCCtgcattggtccaatacgttggatcattggtccaatgaaagtcccatcaatcgttcaacaggaggccaacacgggaccttcgtttgtcgattttgaaacagaccgttgaaccgaatgccattttattcgttcaacaaacccggcagacccggcgtccattgttgagccatttttaaaatgaggagttggagccccgttggactagttttactgcagaatttctgaagttttttccacttatttgtttgaactaacaatacatacctgcacaatacttctacttcacgtagaataacaacaaattttctttctatgtaaaggtaacacttaattttcacactagttttgcaagagaaaaaacaacaacaaaccgttccagcaaattgaacaaatatttcgtgcaatatgtcgttcaacaagcgctcacaaaccaacaaaattgaacggcctgctgagagggtgggGTGGCTTGTCGCAAAGCtaaattaccggtagcgacacctgccaatgaaaaatggaaccaagaaaaggaggattctttcgaaaattttcttatcggttgtagtgatttgcaacatttttatcgtttgttCAATAGTaccaatagatatcagcaataaaagtacactcggagtagaagaaattcaatttcaaagtgattactactactttttttagtgcaaattacgattaaacatgaaaaatcttcagaaatgtgtgaaaatttttttttgtttcgattatagaggttttaaccttaaggtcattcgcctcttcgggccagaaaaattttctgaccctatgtgcggggctgggaatcgaacccaggtgggctgcgtgaaagggcttcgacttacccatcacgctatacccgtcccccgatgtgtgaaattgggtaaggttaggttttttcggatcaacatttttttaaacagaaaccagtgtaatgttgatttctcgagtactagaatgtttaacgaacgagtaccatttattttgaatactttatttgttatttcctgaCATTTGAAAAGTCGTATCAAACCAAATTTAATGCtccattctgaataaacggtagatttcgcataatgaattaagatcaacattaccacttcAGAGTGTTAAGTCGTAGTCCGACATCTGCGATTTCCGTACAATCATCATATCAAATCAAATCATATCATGAATGTTTAATGTTTGATTTTACTTTCTTCCCTATGATATATGTTAAATTTTGTACACTGCATGCATCAATACTAAATACtcaatcaaataataataattgtgcTTGGTTTATCACGACACTGGGAAAGACCACATTTCTTTGCAGCCTGGACACTTGGTTAGCCGTTTGAGGTACTTTCTCATACAATCTCTGTGGAAGTATAAAGGGCATGTTGCACACTTTATTCCCTGAAAataacaacaaacatttaaatgctGGTAATCACAATTCATGTAAATCTTACATAAAACACCGTTTCGTTGCACAGCTTACACTTTTGCATTTGCTCTTCGAAATTCTGACTCAGATACCGTTCAAATTCAACCGTGGTTCTTGGTCCAAAATACCACATACCGTCTAGCTGTACGAAATAACCTGCTTTTTCCCATTCTTCCAGTAACTCCTCGGCACGCATCATGCTGATTGCCTTTCCCGAAATTTCTGTCGTTAAATTGAGACAAGCAATCGGTCGAATTTTGTTGTCCTCAGTGCAAGCCAGTTCGCGTAACATCAATCGGAACAAGCTTAGCTCTGATTCTGTGTAGCAATTCTGCAACCGATCGATCGCAGACTCTGTCTGATTACAGAACACGTAGAAGTCGGTGTTGATCAGTTCAAAGTGAACAAACTTTACTCGCTGATTATATCGATGCAGTTTATTATTAATCGAGGCAACAACGTCTGCTACTTGATCCTCCATTGGTACGGTCTCATCATCGTGATCTTAAATTAGTCAATATCATAAAACCCTACTTTACCCTAGGTAA comes from Malaya genurostris strain Urasoe2022 chromosome 3, Malgen_1.1, whole genome shotgun sequence and encodes:
- the LOC131438521 gene encoding non-structural maintenance of chromosomes element 1 homolog isoform X1, whose product is MPSEMPYTDVHRAFLQALSHHGTMSSKQAYKALLGAYARYHDDETVPMEDQVADVVASINNKLHRYNQRVKFVHFELINTDFYVFCNQTESAIDRLQNCYTESELSLFRLMLRELACTEDNKIRPIACLNLTTEISGKAISMMRAEELLEEWEKAGYFVQLDGMWYFGPRTTVEFERYLSQNFEEQMQKCKLCNETVFYGIKCATCPLYFHRDCMRKYLKRLTKCPGCKEMWSFPVS
- the LOC131438521 gene encoding non-structural maintenance of chromosomes element 1 homolog isoform X2, producing MSSKQAYKALLGAYARYHDDETVPMEDQVADVVASINNKLHRYNQRVKFVHFELINTDFYVFCNQTESAIDRLQNCYTESELSLFRLMLRELACTEDNKIRPIACLNLTTEISGKAISMMRAEELLEEWEKAGYFVQLDGMWYFGPRTTVEFERYLSQNFEEQMQKCKLCNETVFYGIKCATCPLYFHRDCMRKYLKRLTKCPGCKEMWSFPVS